Genomic window (Synergistaceae bacterium):
CGCTATCTTTCGCCACAATTCGCGCTGACGTTCGGTAATATGCCGCGGGATTTCTATTTTCACACGCACATACATGTCCCCGCTTGAGCCGTCCCGTCTGGGAAGACCTTTGCCCCTTAGCCTTAGCTTTTGCCCGTCCTGTATCCCGGGAGGCATCTTTACGACAAGTTCCCCGCTCAGACCGTCAACAGATATATCTTTGCCCAATACCGCGTCATAAACCGGGACAGTAATTTCCCGCGTAATGTCATAGCCGCCCGACTGAATCTCATACCCCGCTTCAGGTGCTATATGTATAGTCAGGTGCAAATCTCCGCCCCTCTCAGACTTTCCGCGCAGTGTCAGCTTTGTGCCGTCGGTTATTCCTTTGGGCAGATTGACATTCATTGTCCGAGTTCCGATCCTGAGCTTGTATGTTCCCCCGCGAATAATGTCCGAAAGCGAGAGCGTCAAATCAGCCTCGGAGTCGCGTGTCATTGGACGGCCATGCGAGGACGAATGCCCGAAAATATCGCCAAGCCCGCCAAAGCCCGCACCGCCCCCGAACAATGTCTGAAAGAAGTCGCTGAAGTCGCCGCCAAATTCTACACGCTGATACCCTCCTGATGACTCCCAGCCCGGCGGAGGCGTGAAATCCTGCCCCTGCTGCCAGTTCATTCCGAGAGCGTCATATTTCGCCCGCTTGTCTTTGTCCTTCAGTACCTCGTATGCCTCGTTAATCTCTTTGTATTTATCCTCTGCCCCGGCCTGCTTGTTTATGTCGGGATGATACTGCTTGGCAAGTTTTCTGTATGCCTTGCGGATTTCGTCTGTCTTTGCGTCCCGCGATACTCCCAGAATTTTATAGTAGTCTTTATACTGCAACATTAATCACTCCTCTGTCTTTGCTGACTAATTTTAACCTTAGCGCGATATTTTGCAACTGTCAGCAAAAAAAAGAGCCTCCCATTTCTGAGAAGCTCCCGTGAAAATTTAACGCTTTCGCCGGAATATCAATGCCGCGATTATCGGGACAAGGCTGAAAGCATTACAGCCACCGCCCCCGCCTGATGTAGGCTGAGTACCCTTTTCGGTGCCTGTTTCGGTATTCGTCTGCGTCTGTTCGGATTCGGTGTTCGTGTGCTGAGACGTTCCGAGACGGTCTGCCATAATCATAGAGCCTGAAATTTTGCCGTCTGAGCCGTTACCGTCAGGCACTATGAGTATATTGTCCACAATCTGCGGGCCGTCATTGCCCGATGATGACGCAAGACCGCTCACAGAAGCCGCCGTTACATTCGCAAGATAGGCCGTAAGCTGTGCCGATAATCCGCCGTCAGCCGTCTTTGTCAGGCTCAATACACCCGACCGCATAGCCTCTGATGCCTTAACACCAACGCCGCCTATCACAGGCCATGAGCTTGACACTCCGCGAAAATCTATCCTCAGTGTGTCAAAAATTGCGTCCCCTAAAGCACCGTCTAGCGTCCTTCCTGTCATATCATAGCCCAGTTTCCCGCGCAGGTCTCCGCTGCTAAACGTCCATGTGAATGTCAAAGGAAGCAAATCTCCCGCATTACGCCCCGTAACATTCACTTCAACGCCCGCTTTGCCTGACGTAAGACCGTAGCCGTCTGAAGCCGTGTATGATGTCGTCTTCCCTAATGTCATTGTTTCGGTAGATAGCTGAGACGCTGAAACCTGCGACGGAGTAACGCCCGCCCATATTGACGAGAATGCCGCCTGAAATGCTGAGGATGTTACAGCCGATGAGGAAGCATTAGACAGCTGAAGAAGTATGTCGTACTCTGTCATGTCATCCGCGTAACCCTGAAGGTAATTGGCAAGCTCCGTGCTGGTGTTGAGGTAACTTGCTGTGTATTCCGTTACCCGTATCGGCTTGCTGTCGCTTAACTGCTCGCCGGATAAATTTCCGCGCACTGTCGTTACGGTGATGGTTACGTACGTATTTCCAGGCGTGAAACTCAGCACAGTAATATCCCCGGTGTTCTCGTCTATCCTGATGATGTTGGGCTTGTCGGATGTCCATGTTACCGGCTCTTCTCCCGTTCCCGTTCCGCCTAATGCCGTTCGCCCGTTCGTGTAATATACCCGCGCTACAAGGCTTGCAGTTTGTCCGACACGCCGCAGATTGTTGGGTATTCCGCTGATTTCCACGCTCGATATTGTGTAGGGCGACTCATCAGGCGAGGTTATCGTTATGCGCGTAAAGTCATAGAAACATGCGCCTATGTCAAGATTGATTTCCGCACTGTCTGACACTCGGCTTACTCCGCGCTCGTCTGTGTTCGGGAAACTCGTCCGCCGCGAATACGGTATTATGTTCGTGGCTCTGTCCTCAAGCGGAAGCGTAGACTGCTCATTAAGCATGAGGGTAAGAAGTTTTTCCGTGTCGCCCGTTCTGCTGCTCCCTATGAACGGGGGAATGCTGTCCGCTGAAGTCATCGACGGAGGAACGTTTATGGACAAAATATTATCCTGAAAGAATGTAGACCTGTTCCAGCCCTTTGAAGGGTACGATGTCCTGTCAGTGTCGTTTCGTGCCTCTGCGTAGAAGTTTGTTACGCCTGAGCCTGTGCCGTAAACGCCTATGCGGTTATAGCCCCCTGAAGTAATGCTGCCGTCAGACCAAATATCATATACTCCGCCAGCATTGCCGACAGCTAATGTCCCCGCAAGATTTACCGTACCGCCCTCAACGTAAATAGCTCCCCCGCCGTAACGCGATGAGTTCTCCGTGAATGTGCATGACAATACCCGCGTAAGCCCCTCGCAGTTTACGGAAAGACCGCCCCCGCCTGATGTCATTTTCTGCGTCTCATCGTCAGGAGCAGAGCCGTCATTCAGCGTGTTGCCGTAAAATGTGCAGTTCTCTATACGG
Coding sequences:
- a CDS encoding DnaJ domain-containing protein, with the translated sequence MLQYKDYYKILGVSRDAKTDEIRKAYRKLAKQYHPDINKQAGAEDKYKEINEAYEVLKDKDKRAKYDALGMNWQQGQDFTPPPGWESSGGYQRVEFGGDFSDFFQTLFGGGAGFGGLGDIFGHSSSHGRPMTRDSEADLTLSLSDIIRGGTYKLRIGTRTMNVNLPKGITDGTKLTLRGKSERGGDLHLTIHIAPEAGYEIQSGGYDITREITVPVYDAVLGKDISVDGLSGELVVKMPPGIQDGQKLRLRGKGLPRRDGSSGDMYVRVKIEIPRHITERQRELWRKIADEG